A section of the Meles meles chromosome 8, mMelMel3.1 paternal haplotype, whole genome shotgun sequence genome encodes:
- the BCL9L gene encoding B-cell CLL/lymphoma 9-like protein isoform X2, with amino-acid sequence MRILANKTRLPHPRRREAPGSPPLSPRGHCPPAPAKPMHPENKLTNHGKTGNGGAQSQHQNVNQGPTCNLGPKGVGAGSHGAKANQISPSNSSLKNPQAGVPPFSSLKGKVKRERSVSVDSGEQRESGTPSLDSEAKEVAPRSKRRCVLERKQPYSGDEWCSGPDSEEDDKPIGATHNCNVADPAMTAPQLGPGQAAQLPLSESSAPGPPHGPPPGLRPDAPGGGGGGVPGKPPSQYVYVFTTHLANTAAEAVLQGRADSILAYHQQNVPRAKLDQAPKVPPTPEPLPLSTPSVGTPQSQPPPLPPPPPSAPSSAPPTLPSDGPPEDASQDLTPNSVGAASTGGGAGGTHPNTPTAATASNPLPPGGDPGGAPGPALLGEAAPTGNGQRSLVGSEGLSKEQLEHRERSLQTLRDIERLLLRSGETEPFLKGPPGGAGEGGPPAQAPPAPQQPPTAPPSGLKKYEEPLQSMISQTQSLGGPPLEHEVPGHPPGGDMGQQMNMMMQRLGQDSLTPEQVAWRKLQEEYYEEKRRKEEQMGLHGGRPLQDVMGMGGMMVRGPPPPYHSKPGDQWPPGMGAPLRGPMDVQDPMQLRGGPPFPGPRFPGNQMQRVPGFGGMQGMPMEVPMNAMQRPVRPGMGWTEDLPPMGGPSNFAQNAVPYPGGQGEAERFMTPRVREELLRHQLLEKRSMGMQRPLGMAGGAMGQGMEMERMMQAHRQMEPAMFPGQMAGGEGLAGTPMGMEFGGGRGLLSPPMGQSGLREVDPPMGPGNLNMNMNVNMNMNMNLNVQMTPQQQMLMSQKMRGPGDMMGPQGLSPEEMARVRAQNSGGGMMGGPQKMLVPSQFPNQGQQGFSGGQGPFQAMPQDMGNTQDMFGPDQSSMPMGNAGTTRLSHMPLPPASNPPGSVHSAPNRGLGRRPSDLTISINQMGSPGMGHLKSPTLSQVHSPLVTSPSANLKSPQTPSQMVPLPSANPPGPLKSPQVLSSSLSVRSPTGSPSRLKSPSVAVPSPGWVASPKTAMPSPGVPQNKQPPLNMNSSTTLGSMEQDPTPSQNPLSLMMSQMSKYAMPSSTPLYHNAIKTIATSDDELLPDRPLLPPPPPPQGSGPGISNNQPNQMHLNSAAAQSPMGMNLPGQQPLSHEPPPTMLPSPTPLGSNIPLHPNAQGTGGPPQNSMMLPPGGPDSLNAPCGPVPSSSQMMPFPPRLQQPHGAMAPSGGGGGGPGLQQHYPSSMPLPPEDLPSQPPGPIPPQQHLMGKGMAGRMGDAYPPGVLPGVASVLSDPELSEVIRPTPTGIPEFDLSRIIPSEKPSSTLQYFPKSENQPPKAQPPNLHLMNLQNMMAEQTPSRPPNLPGQQGVQRGLNMSMCHPGQMSLLGRTGVPPQQGVVPHGLHQGVMSPPQGLMTQQNFMLMKQRGVGGEVYSQPPHMLSPQGSLMGPPPQQNLMVSHPLRQRSVSLDSQMGYLPAPGSMANLPF; translated from the exons ATGAGGATCCTGGCTAACAAGACAAG GTTACCCCACCCCAGGAGGAGAGAAGCTCCAGGGAGCCCGCCGCTGTCCCCGCGCGGCCactgccccccagccccagccaagCCAATGCACCCAGAAAATAAGTTGACCAATCATGGCAAGACAGGGAATGGAGGGGCCCAATCCCAGCACCAGAATGTGAACCAAGGACCCACCTGCAACCTGGGCCCGAAgggcgtgggggcggggagccATGGGGCCAAGGCCAACCAGATCTCACCCAGCAACTCAAGTCTGAAGAACCCCCAAGCAGGGGTGCCCCCTTTCAGCTCACTCAAGGGCAAGGTGAAGAGGGAGCGGAGCGTGTCTGTGGACTCTGGAGAGCAGCGAGAGTCTGGGACCCCATCCCTGGATTCAGAGGCCAAAG AGGTGGCACCCCGGAGTAAGCGGCGGTGTGTGCTGGAGCGGAAGCAGCCATACAGCGGGGACGAATGGTGCTCAGGACCCGACAGCGAGGAGGACGACAAGCCCATTGGGGCCACCCACA ACTGTAATGTAGCAGACCCAGCCATGACGGCCCCACAGCTGGGTCCCGGCCAAGCCGCCCAACTTCCCCTCAGCGAGAGCAGCGCTCCAGGACCTCCACATGGGCCCCCGCCTGGCCTCCGGCCCGAcgcccctgggggtgggggtgggggtgtccccGGCAAGCCTCCCTCACAGTACGTGTACGTCTTCACCACCCACCTGGCCAACAC GGCCGCCGAGGCCGTGCTGCAGGGCCGGGCTGACTCCATCCTTGCCTACCACCAGCAGAACGTGCCCCGGGCCAAGCTGGACCAG GCCCCGAAAGTGCCACCTACCCCAGAGCCGCTACCCTTAAGCACGCCTTCTGTGGGCACCCCGCAGTCGCAGCCCCctccgctgccgccgccgcccccctCGGCCCCCAGCAGCGCTCCGCCCACTCTGCCTTCAGATGGGCCACCTGAAGACGCCAGTCAGGACCTGACGCCCAACTCGGTGGGAGCAGCCAGCACGGGCGGTGGCGCCGGGGGCACCCACCCTAACACCCCTACGGCCGCCACCGCCAGCAACCCACTGCCTCCCGGAGGAGACCCCGGTggtgcccctggccctgccctgctCGGGGAGGCTGCCCCCACAGGAAACGGGCAGCGGAGCCTGGTGGGCTCTGAGGGCCTGTCCAAGGAGCAGCTGGAGCACCGGGAGCGTTCCCTCCAGACGCTGCGGGACATTGAGCGGCTGTTGCTCCGCAGCGGGGAGACGGAGCCCTTCCTCAAGGGACCCCCAGGAGGAGCCGGCGAGGGGGGACCACCAGCAcaagcccctcctgccccccagcagccccccacGGCCCCTCCCAGTGGGCTGAAAAAGTATGAGGAGCCCTTGCAGTCTATGATTTCACAGACGCAGAGCCTGGGGGGACCCCCGCTGGAGCACGAGGTGCCTGGGCACCCCCCAGGCGGGGACATGGGGCAGCAGATGAACATGATGATGCAGAGGCTGGGCCAGGACAGCCTCACCCCAGAGCAGGTGGCCTGGCGCAAGCTGCAGGAAGAGTACTACGAGGAGAAGCGGCGGAAGGAAGAGCAGATGGGGCTGCACGGGGGCCGCCCCCTGCAGGACGTGATGGGCATGGGGGGCATGATGGTgagggggccaccgcctccctaCCACAGCAAGCCCGGGGATCAGTGGCCCCCCGGCATGGGTGCGCCGCTGCGGGGCCCCATGGATGTCCAAGATCCCATGCAGCTCCGGGGCGGACCTCCCTTTCCCGGCCCCCGTTTCCCAGGCAACCAGATGCAACGGGTGCCTGGTTTTGGAGGCATGCAGGGGATGCCCATGGAGGTGCCCATGAATGCTATGCAGAGGCCTGTGAGGCCAGGTATGGGCTGGACCGAAGACTTGCCCCCCATGGGGGGGCCGAGTAATTTTGCCCAGAATGCCGTGCCCTACCCTGGCGGGCAGGGTGAAGCGGAGCGATTCATGACCCCCCGGGTCCGGGAGGAGCTGCTGCGGCACCAGCTGCTGGAGAAGCGGTCGATGGGCATGCAGCGCCCCCTGGGCATGGCGGGCGGTGCCATGGGGCAGGGCATGGAGATGGAGCGGATGATGCAGGCACACCGGCAGATGGAGCCGGCGATGTTTCCCGGGCAGATGGCCGGTGGCGAGGGCCTGGCAGGCACCCCCATGGGCATGGAGTTCGGCGGTGGCCGGGGCCTCCTGAGTCCCCCCATGGGGCAGTCTGGGCTGAGAGAGGTGGACCCTCCCATGGGGCCGGGCAACCTCAACATGAACATGAATGTGaacatgaacatgaacatgaacTTGAATGTCCAGATGACCCCACAGCAGCAGATGCTGATGTCGCAGAAGATGCGGGGCCCTGGGGACATGATGGGGCCGCAGGGCCTCAGTCCTGAGGAGATGGCCCGGGTGCGGGCCCAGAACAGCGGCGGTGGCATGATGGGCGGCCCACAGAAGATGCTCGTGCCCTCGCAGTTCCCCAACCAGGGCCAGCAGGGATTCTCGGGGGGCCAGGGGCCCTTCCAAGCCATGCCCCAGGACATGGGCAATACCCAAGACATGTTCGGTCCCGACCAGAGCTCAATGCCCATGGGTAACGCGGGCACCACCCGGCTCAGCCACATGCCCCTGCCCCCTGCGTCCAATCCTCCTGGCTCCGTGCATTCGGCCCCCAATCGGGGGCTGGGCAGACGGCCTTCAGACCTCACCATCAGTATTAATCAGATGGGCTCACCGGGCATGGGGCACCTGAAGTCGCCCACCCTTAGCCAGGTGCACTCGCCCCTGGTCACCTCGCCCTCCGCCAACCTCAAGTCACCCCAGACTCCCTCACAGATGGTGCCCTTGCCTTCGGCTAACCCGCCGGGACCTCTCAAGTCGCCACAGGTCCTCAGCTCCTCCCTCAGTGTCCGTTCGCCCACCGGCTCGCCCAGCAGGCTCAAGTCTCCTTCCGTGGCGGTGCCTTCTCCCGGCTGGGTCGCCTCACCCAAGACAGCCATGCCCAGCCCTGGGGTTCCCCAGAACAAGCAGCCGCCTCTCAACATGAACTCTTCCACCACCCTGGGCAGCATGGAACAGG ACCCCACGCCTTCCCAGAACCCGCTGTCACTGATGATGTCCCAGATGTCCAAGTACGCTATGCCCAGCTCCACCCCGCTCTACCACAACGCCATCAAGACCATCGCCACCTCCGACGACGAGCTGCTGCCTGACCGGCCCCTGCTCCCGCCTCCGCCACCTCCGCAGGGCTCTGGGCCAG GGATCAGCAATAACCAGCCCAACCAGATGCACCTGAACTCAGCTGCTGCCCAGAGCCCCATGGGCATGAACCTGCCAGGCCAGCAGCCCCTGTCCCATGAACCCCCGCCTACTATGTTGCCCTCCCCTACCCCTCTGGGGTCCAACATTCCACTGCACCCCAATGCGCAGGGGACAGGAGGGCCCCCTCAAAACTCAATGATGCTGCCTCCAGGGGGCCCAGACTCCCTGAATGCCCCCTGTGGCCCAGTGCCCAGCTCCTCCCAGATGATGCCCTTCCCCCCTCGGCTGCAGCAGCCCCATGGTGCCATGGCCcccagcgggggtgggggcggggggcccgGCCTGCAGCAGCACTACCCTTCCAGCATGCCTCTGCCCCCAGAGGACCTGCCTAGCCAGCCGCCGGGCCCCATACCCCCTCAGCAGCACCTGATGGGCAAAGGCATGGCTGGGCGCATGGGCGACGCCTACCCCCCAGGCGTGCTCCCTGGGGTGGCGTCAGTGCTGAGCGACCCCGAGCTGAGCGAGGTGATCCGGCCCACCCCGACGGGGATCCCTGAGTTCGACTTATCAAGGATCATCCCCTCTGAGAAGCCAAGCAGCACCCTCCAATACTTTCCCAAGAGTGAGAACCAGCCCCCCAAGGCCCAGCCCCCCAATCTGCATCTCATGAACCTGCAGAACATGATGGCGGAGCAGACCCCCTCACGGCCCCCCAACCTTCCGGGCCAGCAGGGCGTCCAGCGGGGTCTCAACATGTCCATGTGCCACCCTGGACAGATGTCCTTACTGGGCAGGACAGGTGTGCCCCCCCAGCAGGGCGTGGTGCCCCACGGCCTGCACCAGGGAGTCATGTCCCCACCACAAGGCCTCATGACCCAGCAGAATTTCATGCTGATGAAGCagcgaggggtggggggggaggtctACAGCCAGCCCCCCCACATGCTCTCCCCGCAGGGCTCCCTCATGggccccccgccccagcagaACCTCATGGTGTCACACCCGCTGCGGCAGCGCAGTGTGTCTCTGGACAGTCAGATGGGCTACCTCCCGGCGCCGGGCAGCATGGCCAACCTGCCCTTCTAG
- the BCL9L gene encoding B-cell CLL/lymphoma 9-like protein isoform X1, giving the protein MRILANKTRLPHPRRREAPGSPPLSPRGHCPPAPAKPMHPENKLTNHGKTGNGGAQSQHQNVNQGPTCNLGPKGVGAGSHGAKANQISPSNSSLKNPQAGVPPFSSLKGKVKRERSVSVDSGEQRESGTPSLDSEAKEVAPRSKRRCVLERKQPYSGDEWCSGPDSEEDDKPIGATHNCNVADPAMTAPQLGPGQAAQLPLSESSAPGPPHGPPPGLRPDAPGGGGGGVPGKPPSQYVYVFTTHLANTAAEAVLQGRADSILAYHQQNVPRAKLDQAPKVPPTPEPLPLSTPSVGTPQSQPPPLPPPPPSAPSSAPPTLPSDGPPEDASQDLTPNSVGAASTGGGAGGTHPNTPTAATASNPLPPGGDPGGAPGPALLGEAAPTGNGQRSLVGSEGLSKEQLEHRERSLQTLRDIERLLLRSGETEPFLKGPPGGAGEGGPPAQAPPAPQQPPTAPPSGLKKYEEPLQSMISQTQSLGGPPLEHEVPGHPPGGDMGQQMNMMMQRLGQDSLTPEQVAWRKLQEEYYEEKRRKEEQMGLHGGRPLQDVMGMGGMMVRGPPPPYHSKPGDQWPPGMGAPLRGPMDVQDPMQLRGGPPFPGPRFPGNQMQRVPGFGGMQGMPMEVPMNAMQRPVRPGMGWTEDLPPMGGPSNFAQNAVPYPGGQGEAERFMTPRVREELLRHQLLEKRSMGMQRPLGMAGGAMGQGMEMERMMQAHRQMEPAMFPGQMAGGEGLAGTPMGMEFGGGRGLLSPPMGQSGLREVDPPMGPGNLNMNMNVNMNMNMNLNVQMTPQQQMLMSQKMRGPGDMMGPQGLSPEEMARVRAQNSGGGMMGGPQKMLVPSQFPNQGQQGFSGGQGPFQAMPQDMGNTQDMFGPDQSSMPMGNAGTTRLSHMPLPPASNPPGSVHSAPNRGLGRRPSDLTISINQMGSPGMGHLKSPTLSQVHSPLVTSPSANLKSPQTPSQMVPLPSANPPGPLKSPQVLSSSLSVRSPTGSPSRLKSPSVAVPSPGWVASPKTAMPSPGVPQNKQPPLNMNSSTTLGSMEQGALPPSGPRSSSSAPPANPPSGLMNASLPFTSSPDPTPSQNPLSLMMSQMSKYAMPSSTPLYHNAIKTIATSDDELLPDRPLLPPPPPPQGSGPGISNNQPNQMHLNSAAAQSPMGMNLPGQQPLSHEPPPTMLPSPTPLGSNIPLHPNAQGTGGPPQNSMMLPPGGPDSLNAPCGPVPSSSQMMPFPPRLQQPHGAMAPSGGGGGGPGLQQHYPSSMPLPPEDLPSQPPGPIPPQQHLMGKGMAGRMGDAYPPGVLPGVASVLSDPELSEVIRPTPTGIPEFDLSRIIPSEKPSSTLQYFPKSENQPPKAQPPNLHLMNLQNMMAEQTPSRPPNLPGQQGVQRGLNMSMCHPGQMSLLGRTGVPPQQGVVPHGLHQGVMSPPQGLMTQQNFMLMKQRGVGGEVYSQPPHMLSPQGSLMGPPPQQNLMVSHPLRQRSVSLDSQMGYLPAPGSMANLPF; this is encoded by the exons ATGAGGATCCTGGCTAACAAGACAAG GTTACCCCACCCCAGGAGGAGAGAAGCTCCAGGGAGCCCGCCGCTGTCCCCGCGCGGCCactgccccccagccccagccaagCCAATGCACCCAGAAAATAAGTTGACCAATCATGGCAAGACAGGGAATGGAGGGGCCCAATCCCAGCACCAGAATGTGAACCAAGGACCCACCTGCAACCTGGGCCCGAAgggcgtgggggcggggagccATGGGGCCAAGGCCAACCAGATCTCACCCAGCAACTCAAGTCTGAAGAACCCCCAAGCAGGGGTGCCCCCTTTCAGCTCACTCAAGGGCAAGGTGAAGAGGGAGCGGAGCGTGTCTGTGGACTCTGGAGAGCAGCGAGAGTCTGGGACCCCATCCCTGGATTCAGAGGCCAAAG AGGTGGCACCCCGGAGTAAGCGGCGGTGTGTGCTGGAGCGGAAGCAGCCATACAGCGGGGACGAATGGTGCTCAGGACCCGACAGCGAGGAGGACGACAAGCCCATTGGGGCCACCCACA ACTGTAATGTAGCAGACCCAGCCATGACGGCCCCACAGCTGGGTCCCGGCCAAGCCGCCCAACTTCCCCTCAGCGAGAGCAGCGCTCCAGGACCTCCACATGGGCCCCCGCCTGGCCTCCGGCCCGAcgcccctgggggtgggggtgggggtgtccccGGCAAGCCTCCCTCACAGTACGTGTACGTCTTCACCACCCACCTGGCCAACAC GGCCGCCGAGGCCGTGCTGCAGGGCCGGGCTGACTCCATCCTTGCCTACCACCAGCAGAACGTGCCCCGGGCCAAGCTGGACCAG GCCCCGAAAGTGCCACCTACCCCAGAGCCGCTACCCTTAAGCACGCCTTCTGTGGGCACCCCGCAGTCGCAGCCCCctccgctgccgccgccgcccccctCGGCCCCCAGCAGCGCTCCGCCCACTCTGCCTTCAGATGGGCCACCTGAAGACGCCAGTCAGGACCTGACGCCCAACTCGGTGGGAGCAGCCAGCACGGGCGGTGGCGCCGGGGGCACCCACCCTAACACCCCTACGGCCGCCACCGCCAGCAACCCACTGCCTCCCGGAGGAGACCCCGGTggtgcccctggccctgccctgctCGGGGAGGCTGCCCCCACAGGAAACGGGCAGCGGAGCCTGGTGGGCTCTGAGGGCCTGTCCAAGGAGCAGCTGGAGCACCGGGAGCGTTCCCTCCAGACGCTGCGGGACATTGAGCGGCTGTTGCTCCGCAGCGGGGAGACGGAGCCCTTCCTCAAGGGACCCCCAGGAGGAGCCGGCGAGGGGGGACCACCAGCAcaagcccctcctgccccccagcagccccccacGGCCCCTCCCAGTGGGCTGAAAAAGTATGAGGAGCCCTTGCAGTCTATGATTTCACAGACGCAGAGCCTGGGGGGACCCCCGCTGGAGCACGAGGTGCCTGGGCACCCCCCAGGCGGGGACATGGGGCAGCAGATGAACATGATGATGCAGAGGCTGGGCCAGGACAGCCTCACCCCAGAGCAGGTGGCCTGGCGCAAGCTGCAGGAAGAGTACTACGAGGAGAAGCGGCGGAAGGAAGAGCAGATGGGGCTGCACGGGGGCCGCCCCCTGCAGGACGTGATGGGCATGGGGGGCATGATGGTgagggggccaccgcctccctaCCACAGCAAGCCCGGGGATCAGTGGCCCCCCGGCATGGGTGCGCCGCTGCGGGGCCCCATGGATGTCCAAGATCCCATGCAGCTCCGGGGCGGACCTCCCTTTCCCGGCCCCCGTTTCCCAGGCAACCAGATGCAACGGGTGCCTGGTTTTGGAGGCATGCAGGGGATGCCCATGGAGGTGCCCATGAATGCTATGCAGAGGCCTGTGAGGCCAGGTATGGGCTGGACCGAAGACTTGCCCCCCATGGGGGGGCCGAGTAATTTTGCCCAGAATGCCGTGCCCTACCCTGGCGGGCAGGGTGAAGCGGAGCGATTCATGACCCCCCGGGTCCGGGAGGAGCTGCTGCGGCACCAGCTGCTGGAGAAGCGGTCGATGGGCATGCAGCGCCCCCTGGGCATGGCGGGCGGTGCCATGGGGCAGGGCATGGAGATGGAGCGGATGATGCAGGCACACCGGCAGATGGAGCCGGCGATGTTTCCCGGGCAGATGGCCGGTGGCGAGGGCCTGGCAGGCACCCCCATGGGCATGGAGTTCGGCGGTGGCCGGGGCCTCCTGAGTCCCCCCATGGGGCAGTCTGGGCTGAGAGAGGTGGACCCTCCCATGGGGCCGGGCAACCTCAACATGAACATGAATGTGaacatgaacatgaacatgaacTTGAATGTCCAGATGACCCCACAGCAGCAGATGCTGATGTCGCAGAAGATGCGGGGCCCTGGGGACATGATGGGGCCGCAGGGCCTCAGTCCTGAGGAGATGGCCCGGGTGCGGGCCCAGAACAGCGGCGGTGGCATGATGGGCGGCCCACAGAAGATGCTCGTGCCCTCGCAGTTCCCCAACCAGGGCCAGCAGGGATTCTCGGGGGGCCAGGGGCCCTTCCAAGCCATGCCCCAGGACATGGGCAATACCCAAGACATGTTCGGTCCCGACCAGAGCTCAATGCCCATGGGTAACGCGGGCACCACCCGGCTCAGCCACATGCCCCTGCCCCCTGCGTCCAATCCTCCTGGCTCCGTGCATTCGGCCCCCAATCGGGGGCTGGGCAGACGGCCTTCAGACCTCACCATCAGTATTAATCAGATGGGCTCACCGGGCATGGGGCACCTGAAGTCGCCCACCCTTAGCCAGGTGCACTCGCCCCTGGTCACCTCGCCCTCCGCCAACCTCAAGTCACCCCAGACTCCCTCACAGATGGTGCCCTTGCCTTCGGCTAACCCGCCGGGACCTCTCAAGTCGCCACAGGTCCTCAGCTCCTCCCTCAGTGTCCGTTCGCCCACCGGCTCGCCCAGCAGGCTCAAGTCTCCTTCCGTGGCGGTGCCTTCTCCCGGCTGGGTCGCCTCACCCAAGACAGCCATGCCCAGCCCTGGGGTTCCCCAGAACAAGCAGCCGCCTCTCAACATGAACTCTTCCACCACCCTGGGCAGCATGGAACAGG GTGCCCTCCCGCCTAGTGGCCCCCGGAGCAGCTCCTCAGCGCCTCCCGCCAACCCTCCTAGCGGCCTCATGAACGCCAGCCTGCCATTCACTTCCTCCCCAGACCCCACGCCTTCCCAGAACCCGCTGTCACTGATGATGTCCCAGATGTCCAAGTACGCTATGCCCAGCTCCACCCCGCTCTACCACAACGCCATCAAGACCATCGCCACCTCCGACGACGAGCTGCTGCCTGACCGGCCCCTGCTCCCGCCTCCGCCACCTCCGCAGGGCTCTGGGCCAG GGATCAGCAATAACCAGCCCAACCAGATGCACCTGAACTCAGCTGCTGCCCAGAGCCCCATGGGCATGAACCTGCCAGGCCAGCAGCCCCTGTCCCATGAACCCCCGCCTACTATGTTGCCCTCCCCTACCCCTCTGGGGTCCAACATTCCACTGCACCCCAATGCGCAGGGGACAGGAGGGCCCCCTCAAAACTCAATGATGCTGCCTCCAGGGGGCCCAGACTCCCTGAATGCCCCCTGTGGCCCAGTGCCCAGCTCCTCCCAGATGATGCCCTTCCCCCCTCGGCTGCAGCAGCCCCATGGTGCCATGGCCcccagcgggggtgggggcggggggcccgGCCTGCAGCAGCACTACCCTTCCAGCATGCCTCTGCCCCCAGAGGACCTGCCTAGCCAGCCGCCGGGCCCCATACCCCCTCAGCAGCACCTGATGGGCAAAGGCATGGCTGGGCGCATGGGCGACGCCTACCCCCCAGGCGTGCTCCCTGGGGTGGCGTCAGTGCTGAGCGACCCCGAGCTGAGCGAGGTGATCCGGCCCACCCCGACGGGGATCCCTGAGTTCGACTTATCAAGGATCATCCCCTCTGAGAAGCCAAGCAGCACCCTCCAATACTTTCCCAAGAGTGAGAACCAGCCCCCCAAGGCCCAGCCCCCCAATCTGCATCTCATGAACCTGCAGAACATGATGGCGGAGCAGACCCCCTCACGGCCCCCCAACCTTCCGGGCCAGCAGGGCGTCCAGCGGGGTCTCAACATGTCCATGTGCCACCCTGGACAGATGTCCTTACTGGGCAGGACAGGTGTGCCCCCCCAGCAGGGCGTGGTGCCCCACGGCCTGCACCAGGGAGTCATGTCCCCACCACAAGGCCTCATGACCCAGCAGAATTTCATGCTGATGAAGCagcgaggggtggggggggaggtctACAGCCAGCCCCCCCACATGCTCTCCCCGCAGGGCTCCCTCATGggccccccgccccagcagaACCTCATGGTGTCACACCCGCTGCGGCAGCGCAGTGTGTCTCTGGACAGTCAGATGGGCTACCTCCCGGCGCCGGGCAGCATGGCCAACCTGCCCTTCTAG